A region of bacterium DNA encodes the following proteins:
- a CDS encoding TlpA disulfide reductase family protein, translated as MNVKYLKYIIIGLLAIGGGFAIWPVSSREIPPATQVGGPAEGSLPNLVHALAKANVQPIEPVAVPDFLLPDLTGQKVRFSDFAGKVLIVNFWTTHUPYCARERAALEKTHQKYKDQGFAVVAISMDQDTSLVGPYVKDYRLTFPNLLDPGSAVSPMFGVRYTPTNYLINRGGEVVGRTLGYRDWDTPQAHAILERLLAEKALPKKTREAAHN; from the coding sequence ATGAATGTTAAATATCTGAAATACATTATTATCGGTCTGCTGGCTATTGGAGGGGGCTTTGCGATTTGGCCGGTCTCGAGCCGGGAAATCCCGCCCGCGACACAGGTCGGCGGACCCGCCGAGGGCTCGCTTCCGAACCTCGTCCACGCTCTCGCCAAGGCCAACGTCCAGCCCATTGAGCCGGTCGCCGTCCCCGACTTCTTGCTCCCCGATCTGACGGGTCAGAAGGTGCGCTTTTCGGATTTCGCCGGCAAGGTCTTGATCGTGAACTTCTGGACCACCCACTGACCCTACTGCGCCAGGGAGCGGGCCGCTCTCGAGAAGACCCATCAGAAATACAAGGATCAGGGATTCGCCGTCGTCGCCATCTCCATGGATCAGGACACCTCCCTCGTCGGCCCCTACGTGAAGGACTACCGGCTCACCTTCCCCAACCTGCTGGACCCGGGAAGTGCGGTATCTCCGATGTTCGGGGTCCGCTACACCCCGACGAATTACCTGATCAACCGGGGGGGAGAGGTCGTGGGCCGGACGCTCGGCTACCGCGACTGGGATACGCCACAAGCCCACGCCATCCTCGAAAGGCTTCTCGCCGAGAAAGCCCTGCCGAAGAAAACCAGGGAAGCCGCGCACAACTAG